The following DNA comes from Lynx canadensis isolate LIC74 chromosome B1, mLynCan4.pri.v2, whole genome shotgun sequence.
taggggcgggggggggggtgcggtggcTGGGGGGGCGgctaggggcggggggggtgtgCGGTGGCTGGGGGGGGCGgctaggggcggggggggtgtgCGGTGGCTGGGGGGGGCGGCTAGGGGCGGGGGGGTGTGCGGTGGCTGGGGGGGGCGGCTAGGGGCGGGGGGGTGTGCggtggctgggggggggcggctaggggcggggggggtggtggctgggggggcggctaggggcggggggggtgtgTGGTGGCTGGGGGGGCGgctaggggcgggggggggtgtgtggTGGCTGGGGGGGCGgctaggggcgggggggggggggtggtggctggggggggcggctaggggcggggggggtgtgTGGTGGCTGGGGGGGCGgctaggggcggggggggtgtgTGGTGGCTGGGGGGGCGgctaggggcgggggggggtgtgtggTGGCTGGGGGGGCGgctaggggcggggggggtgtgTGGTGGCTGGGGGGGCGGCTAGGGGCGGGGGGGTGTGGTGGCTGGGGGGGCGGCTAGGGGCGGGGGGGTGTGGTGGCTAGGGGCGGGGACGGACCTTGCCCTCACCTCCACCTGCTGCAACTGACCTGAAGCGGACACTGGACACTGAAAGCAGTGCAGCAACCACGGAGGCGAGAGCGAGCGGTTGAGGGATCCATCCCACTTTAGAACCTGACCCTGCTCTGCCCCGATCGAAGGGGATTGACATCATTTTCCCACACTTGGGCTCTCTCATCCCCACCGTAGTGTGTGAGGCTTCCAACATCCAACCTGATTGGAGTGCACGGATTAGGCTGTGTCAACGGACACATCAGGCTCCACTAGCTGTGTGCTAACAGGCAAGTTCAGTCACCTCTTAGATTATCTAAGCCCCTGAGCACAGTGCAGCTTACAGTTAATAGTAAACCAGCAATGTTACTAGTTAGCCCCAGAAAGCTGGGCAGCTTAGATTTACTTGAACAGAAGTCATCCTCCCTTTGCCAGCACTCAGGCAAGACAAACTTTAAAACCCATGCTTCTCCTAAATACCCTAACTTGGGTATGTGCCTCATAAGAAGCATTTCGGCTAGACAACTTTCACCACCTCACGTTAGTAGAGACGTATTCGATTTTTGATCTGCTTTCTCACGTTAGACTGACTGAGTACCAGGTAAGGCAGACCTTCTTCCATGTTGCAGGTGAGGTAATAGGCTCTAAGGAGATTAACATGACCGGAAGGAAACAAGACCTCAAGACCCCGTTTCCCAGTTGAGTATTATTTCCATAATCTCCACCGAAAAGCAGTCAAAACCTAGGTCACTGGGAACCTAGCCTCTTTAAAGAAATACCTTCAAGAAACTACACCCAAACCCTCTACCAACTACCCAGTTCAGACACAAAATGTGAACATTCAATTTACTTGACATGTGATATCCTCCACTCGGTAAGGGTTGTAAGACTTCTGACAAGTTCTGCAGAACTGCTTGAAGTAAACCTGTGATGAGAGAGGAAAACACTTAAAGCAAAACCCTCTCGACACTCAATGTCAAAAAGCTgccagttcaggggcacctgggtgcctccatcggttaagcgtccgactcgctTTCGTCTcgggttcaggccctgtgttgggctctgtgctgacagcacggagcctgcctgggattcttggtctccctctctctctgccccgcccccgctcatgctctgtctcaaacttaaaaaaaaaaaaaagctgccagtTCCTTGATGTTTCTTACCTTGTTGGTGCCCTGCACACACCACACGTAGGCACTTTCCCATCGGATGTTGCAATCCTTGCAGTGATAGTAGCCATACTTCTGCTCTAAGAACTGAGCAAAAAGACAGCGGAGTTTAACCCACAGGATATCCAAATTAGCCTTCATTTCAGAAGCTGCGAAGGATCGGTTTGCTGTTCAAAATTGGCAACCGCATTCCAGATCACGGAGGAAAGCAGGCTCAAGGTTTGAATTGGTCTCTCCGATGTAGTAATTGGGGGAGCTAATAGCTTAATCAAGCGCAGAAGCAAGCATGAGCCTAAAAATGTATTCCAGATTAGCTTGGTTCATAAAGCAAACCGACTGGCAAGTTGCTAAGTAGGTATTTTCCCTCTGACACGCAAGGGAAAAGCCAAACATCTTCTCTAAACCTGGAgattctttaaatctttaaatttaaattctttaaaatctttaaattctttaaatctCTAAACCTACCGATTCTCTGTAGGATAAAGTCTAATTTTAGAACACACACATGTGAAAGTGGTTAAgctgaagaaaaggaggaagattcTGTGTCCTAAGACACTTGAAAATGTTCACTCAGAAGTCCATTCTCTGTGTTGCCAGTTCAATTTCCAAACAGTGCTAGGAATCTATTGTGGATAAGCCAGAATTCATATTTAACATGAACTAAAGTAGTACTGCCTTATTCTTAAAagcttctcctcttccctcccggTGAGAAACACATTATGAACAAGTGCTTGGAGTCAGACCTTTAAGTGCGCTCTGAAGTTCCTGCCAATTCTACCACAATTTCATAGGTGAGCAAACGCAGGCCCAGGACAGGTACGACTGAAGATCACACGTGGTTTACATTACACATAGCTTCTGTGGAGCTCCACTcactcctcctctcttcccctgcccccaacagcCCTGGGCCGACCCCAAAGGAGGCCTCCAGGCCTCTTCCTACCCCTGCCTTTCCACTTACCCAGGGTTACCACTTCCCTCAGCACACGCCAGCTCTTTAGGGTTCAGCTGGCCCTCCAAACCTGCTGCGCTCAGGCCGGAATACACAACAGCCGAAGGCCCAAACGCTTTAGCAGTGTTGAGTTTCTGAATAAGGGTGCTTTCTAGGACAAGGGAGACCATTCATAGCTCTAGCTCCCGGTGGAAGCTTGGAAGATTCAGGCAAGAATCAGGGGAGAGCTGACCAGGCAGGACCCCAGGAAATGACCGTTACGGCTTTTGCCATATTGCATTGAGATAGAGTAGGATCCTTGGGAATCGGTTCTCCCTGCCAGCAAGTTCTCCTTCTGATCTGCTGAGTACCCCCTCCTAGATCGTCCAAACGCGAAATCCACACTGGACCACGTGCCCACAGTCAGGGTTTTATACAGTAAATACGCTCAGAATAAGAGTTATCAGGGCGCCCCCCTCGCCAACCTGCGGAGCCCACGTTCCACAATCGCCAGCAACAACAATCAGGCCGCACTCCCTGAATTCTGCCGTTGGAGGGGCACCTGCTGCTGGGAGCGGCTGCGAAGAGCCACACAGGCTTGGCGTGCGCCTGAGAAAGCTGGCGCCTCCACGTGCGTGAGCAGCCACCCGGCGAGGGCAGCGACAGGATCCAGGAGGAGACCACACCCCCGGGGCCCTCCCGAGTCAGTTCCCTCCAGCCGCCTGAGCCTCACCTGGAAGCGCGGCCTCTCCTTGGCCTGCTCGGGGCTCCGCGGCGACGACCTCTGGCCCGCGGCGTCCCGGGCCTGCCCCACCGGCGGGGACTGCTCCGGACCCCTGGGCGGGCGCCGCTGGGCCGCCTCGTCACCCCGGGCCTCCCGCGGCTGCAGCCCGGCGCCCGGCGGCTCCCAGCTCTTCCGCACCGCGGCCTGGGCCGCGTCGtcgtccccctcctcctcctcctcctcggacTGCGACCGTTGGGGCGCCTTCCTCGCCGACCCCTCTCCCTCCTCGGGGCCTCGGGGCCTCGGAGGCGGGGTCCTTCGCTCTCCCTCGGGCGCCCCGGGCCGCTGCTCCCCCGCCGCGCCGTCGGCCCCTTCCAGGAAGGTGGTGAGGCGGCGGGAGGCCACGGGCGAGTACACGGCGACCGTGCGCGGGAAGCGCACGGTCCGAGGGGCGCCGCTCGGGGGGCTGCCCTGCTCGGGGCCCCGGCGCGCCGACTGCGGGGACCCCGAgccgcccgcgcccgccgcgcCCTCGGTGCCGGGCCCGGCCGGGGGGCCGGAGTCGCGGACCCTGCGCAGCAGCGTGCGCCGCCCCAGCGAGCACTGCACCGAGGCGTCGCGGCGCGGGTTCACCTGCACCGCCACGTCCCGGCTGCTGGCCCTGCGGGGCCGCGGGCCGAGGTCCGGGCTCACCTGCGACAGGAGGGCCATGAGCTGCGCCCGCTGGTAGCTGTCGAAATACTCGGCGGCCGTCAGCTGCCCGCAGCCCGGGAAAGCCGGCAAGGCCGCCCCGGCAGAGgaggacgacgaggaggaggacgCGGGAGCGTAGCCCCCGCCCCGGTGCCGCCAGCCGCCCGCCTCGCCCTTGCCCTTGGCGGTGGGCGGGTAGGGGTACGGGTACGAGTAGGGGACGCACGCCGGGTACATGTAGCCGTCCAGCACCTCGTCCCCCGGGGCAGCCATAAGCGCAGCCCCGGCCGCTCCCGCAGACGCCCTGCCCTAAATAGGCTGCCGGCCGCCGGCCCCACCGCCTGTCTCCGCGCTGCGCGGCCATCCGCACCTTTCCCGCCGCCCGCTCGGGTCCCCGGGTCCGCGCCGAGGTGGCCTGTCCCTGACCTTCGCTGTGTGGAAATGTACCACGCCTGGAGGCCGGCACAAACACCCTGACATGATCTGGAAAGGTTGCTTTCTTTGCGATGCAAGAACTGATTGGTAAGTGAGCTTGCCCGAGGTGAGGAGGAGGCCAAGAGAGCGCAATCACCCCGATTAGCTGCGCCAGGTGGTCCCCATACCTTGATTGTTCCAGGTGTCCGTGTCTGGCTAGTGAGCAAAAACGCAAAGGTTTGGGGAACTGCTTTGGGTCTGTTACCTAGGAACTCAGATTCTAGTTTAATGATCTCAGAACTGCTCTGAGAAGTCTACCCACTGAACGCTTTGGGCAGGTGCACAGGGACAGCACTCAAGGCATCCACATCTGAGctcattgttttctcttctcGACCCTGAAGCAcgtcctctcctcccctccacttcAAGCGGAGAGTCTATTGTTCTTCTCTGGGGTGGATCGTACTACAGTTTTTCCTAAGCAAACCATCCCTCTAAAAGATTGATTTGGGGTGTGTTACATAAGCGCAGAGACAAAATCAGTCCCCAGCTGAGAAGACAATACCTTGTTCCCTGGGGGGGAAATAAATGATAGCTGTTCATTACTAATAGATATCAGATCAAGTAATCAAAtgcattaatgtatttttttttctgatttgataCAGGTTTGacaataaaatactgtttttcattgTTTAGTTGACCTGTTTGGGGATTTTTTGAATACAGATCAAAATTCAACATTGTCAGGTATTTCTACATGGagcaagcacttttttttttctaacaacaATTACATTCAACTCAGTTATGGTTTACAAATTGCTTTACAAGTTatgttttaccaaaaaaaaaacaccaaaaaacaaaacttgtttttaCTACCATAAGAGTGCACCCAAATTCTGCATTTCCAAGACCCTGTTTTCTAAGAGTGTATCTATTTGAAACAGTCCTAGAAATTGGTAATGATAAAAACCAAAGAGCACATGAACATGTTCAGGCTTTACTTCAGCAGTCCCGGGTGCAAGTTGTATTATGACATTGATGTGTAATTTGCGAAAGTGCTTGGTTAATACACCAGTACAACCTTACAACAGGAAGAAGGTCATAACTGTTACATGTATGATAATGTGAACCATGTGTTATCCTTTATGTAAACCACATTCACTACCACAGACGAAAAACATCATAAATATGAAGTAACATTTCAGCAAGATAGAAACTCCTCTGTATCTCCATGTTCAGAGAGAAGTCTGAGTGGTTTCCATCATAATTAAATTGTCAGCTTTCACTGTGCCATAGGAAGGGTCtgccatttcctcttcttttagtTTCTTGTAAGAAATGTCTGTATCTTCATCTTCATCTAGAGGATCTCGCTTGTGTAATATCTCACTTCCATACAccttatatattaaaacaaaaatccctgcttCTGCAGACTGGAAAAGGgcatacagcaaaggaaacatgtACATGCTTCCTATCAACTGCGGCCTAAAGGCCAGTTTTAGAATGGCGGTACAGAGCTGCACATTCTGACTCCCTGTTTCCAGGCACACGGTCCTCTTGCAGTTGGGTGGAAGACGGAAGAGAGTAGCTAAGCCGTAGCCTGAGGCATAGCCTGCCAAAGGCATGAAAATTGCTACCACGTAAACACTTGCGGGAATGCTCGCCAACAGTTCAGGTCCTAACATAGTGCCAGTCATTATGAAAAGGACCACCAGTGTCACTAGCAGAGACCACAGGGAGACCTAAATAGAAAATGACAAGCCATCAGAAACAAGATAGTCGGAAAGGAATTCAGGCAAGAGAATCCTCGGCTCTTGGGAGAAGAGACCCATGTAGCCTCACCTCACACACAAAATGGAGATCTTTGCCCTAAGCAGTCTTTGACAAAGCACTTCTGAGGATGGATAGGTCACCTCATCAGGAGGAGTCCAGATCCTAGTTGGACAGTTCTGATTGTTTGGAGGCCTGTCCTTATGTCTAGTGACAATCTGCTTTCTTTAACAACTAGCCATCGTCTTGGATAGACCCTCAGGAGCAGCACAGACCagacttctgttttaaaaaacaggaagaaaaggctACTCGTCTCCAGCAGATTGTCTCTAGACTTTCACATAACTCTGTGGTGGGAGTCCTGACTGTTCAGAACATGTATTTAATTTGTGAATGTGCCTCTTCTAAACAGCAGTTAGAATAAAGCCTGATATACCAAGTATGGTCTGatgaacagagagaggaaaagaaaaattaccttCCCTGAACAGGACCCCATGTTTTCCATAAGAGATATATCTCTGGTTGATCTCTGGTTTAACCCATGAGATAAAAAGCCACTAAAATGTatgaaacttataaaataaattaaaaaaaaaacatttataaaggagaacctgggcggctcagtctgttgagagtccaactcgtgattttggctcaggtcatgatcccagggttgtgggatcaagtcccacttgagtgtggagcctgcttgagattctctctttccctctgcccctctcccccaccattgcactcgcttgctctctttctttctcaaataaattaaaaaaaattgttttaagtatgAAACTTAGTATGTGATATTTTCAAACTTGAAAATACTTTATATCTCAGAGAATTGATAGCAACACTGAAACAATCACCAACTCTTAGattatgtaagtgaaaaaaaaaaaaacaaacagaagatgTGAGGAATTCTTTGCAATTCTGCAACACCCCTTTTTCATCTGTTTACGAGAAACATCCCACTTATACATCTCTAATGATGTTTAGGAATTCTTACATATAATGGAGTTTAGATACAGTACAATTGACTGTATAGAACACTGTCATCTTGATGTCTGGCTGATATAGTTCACTCATTCAAGTAAGACAAGCTGTGTAAATAGTAAGGTGGAAACCTAAAAATTCCTCTCTTCATTCTCCTTTAGATTAGTAGTTagctagtttgtttgttttttttaatgggggtAGGAGGTGTTTGTGAGGGAAACTAGAGATCCAAAAGAACAGTTTAAGTGCTGATTCTGGTTCACTGGATATTTGAGGGAAACCTCTTTGCAGTCTGTGGGACTGGCATATactttataatctttaaaaaattacttaaaatgtatCTGGGCTGGTAAAAAGTCTACCATAGAGAGTGCTAAAATACTTATTATATAAGGTGCTCATGCTACAAAGGTACAATGGGCAGAAACCAAACAAACTATtataaatcaaaaattttttaaaaagtaatctctgcacccaatgtggggctcgaactctcgactccaagatcaagagtctcatgttctaccaactgagccagccaggaacccctaaaACTTTTCTGATATTAAGTTTCAAAGTGTGTCCACATCAAAAGCTTTGACAGGAAATCTGATTCGTCATTGTGAAAATACTGGCACCAAAGTTTCTTTTGAACTATTTTAAATCATTTGGGTGAGCACTGACATTGAATGCTCATTTTAAAGTGTTTGCAAAAGTGTAAAAGTGTTATAAAACATACCTTATGAATGTTCTGGTTAAGGAGTAAGAATAGGTTCACCTTAAACTCAAAGTTACCCAATCTTATTGAATTgtctattatttaaatatatttatctgtttttagcATGGGAATAACTTATTTGATTGATTTTCTCTTAGAATTCCTAAGATCTTGTAGTATTAGCTTAATGATTCAGCTTAATAAGTTCTTAATGCATCTTAAGATTATCTATGGGTATATtatgtataacatataaaatatatgcatatttacatatacatataaatttattacattcaaaatatatatgtttattacagAGCACAATTTTACTCATGGCTGGCTATATTTGCATAAAAGAAcccattatttttcatgttaataaAAGTTAGCTCCTTTGAATAATCAAATTTTggattaattatttaaaattaatgtatttaatataagtaaaacacaaaagattATGTCTTTAAATCTACATAACTGAAACACTGGGGAAactctttttctcttcacttgGCTAAATGAATTTGTGCATTTACAGTAATTAGTTATGTGTTTTATTTGATTAACTTCCTAAACTGAGAGTCCTACTCATGGTATActcttatttactatttttgagtTTTCAAAGAAAGCTTagttgacaaatatttaaattttttctccagTCAACAATTAACAAAATCTCTACTGCTACAAaaggtatcattttttttaaaacaaagcaacatTGGAAATATTGCACAAAATAATAGGAATCCTCATTCTTTCACTAGCCTTAGAAACCACATGCGTTACCGcaatggggaagggaaaagaaacacacagattTAATAACAGTAATATATTCTGCATTCTTTACCCAGGACCCACTTTTATTTTGTGCCTTTTTAAAGTCAATATTTTGTGCATTGTATGATATTCCctcaatgtgatttttaaattacttttggtCCTATTAGGGTcaacttatttttagaaaattaaaacattttaaagaaacctTCTACACAATTTCTCAGAATTAGAGttccacttttttaaaacataggaATGCATTTCTAAAACACTGCTCAAGTTCAATTCACATCATTTCACTTCACCTGCTTTGATTTTTAGTAACACCACGATTCGTTAGTGGACAATATGTTGCCACTTAATGGCactctcatctctctccctcctgatATGTTTCCTCCTGTGAATACTAATTGCTCACTTATGCTCTTTTTAATTAAGTTATGTTTTAAGTAAAGCTATGAGTTTTTTGAAACTGCAAAAGGGAGAAGTTTTCTTTGTggcacaaactttttttttttttttttaagtttatccatgcAAGTTTATCCCTCTTTCCCAAACTTCTTAGCATTTCAGCTAGGGGTCAGAGACCAAGGACTCTCTACAAGTGACCTTACCTTCACAATGTAGTCTGCCACCCGGTTGTATTTGTATCGAATGAAGACCCCCAAGCCGATAGGGAGGAGAGTGCTGCAGAGGGTCAGGGTCACTGCCCCCAGAGGTAGTAATTGCACCAGAGGGGTGTCAATCCAAGCCCGGCTGTAGATCCACAGGCACAGGGGCATCAAGACTAGGGCCAGAAGCGTGGAGGAGATGGTCATGATGATGCTGCAGAAAGGGGAATGAACAGAATTCAgaatgggctctgtgccaacagtctCTCTTGCACATTGGatacaggagaaagaaagagactgcaAATCTGGAGTCTGAAGTCAGGGGTGAGAACCTGTTTCATCGGTGCCAAGAGAACAACACCCCTAAGCCCAACTGAAACATGAACCccaggatggggaggtggggggggggtcggaTCTCAGGACTGCTGCCCCTGGCTTTATAAAGCCTACTGAGCTGGCTACAGTCTGGTTGATTCTGAGGGCaagaacatctttcttttttttcatcctcCAAAGCACCCTGTTAGACGTGGTAAGGCTGCTGAACACGACTTGTTGGATGGAACTCAATTATATTGTCCTCTGTATGAGATCACTTTCTTTACTGGGGCCAATAGCCCTATTTTGCTTTTGCATTTCCGGAGAGTCCTAGCTTCAGGCTTCCCAGTTCCCTTTGTCTTCTAGAGGCCGAGGACCTGCGCTGACAGCCCAAACTGGAGAAGGATGGTCCGAGAGCTGTGCAGGAAACCCCAAGGCAGTCGGCAGCCCTGTCCCCGTCTAGGTTTCTCCCCCCACAGCACTACCTCTTCACGTCCGCCTCGGCTTCTAAAGCCCGGCGTCAACCCCTCGCTGCACTGTCGTCTTCCCTCTCCCACGCCTCTCTCCAACCGCCTCTCCTTCCTCTCCGTCTGAAACCCGCGGCTAAGTGCGGCTGCTTGGCAGGAGAAGACGCCTAAGGACCAGCCCGTACCTGAGGTTCATGTCGCCGTCAACCAGCAGGGACATGAGGTTGGACAGATTCCCGCCGGGACAGCAGCCGCACAGGAGCACCGCCACGGCGGCCACCTCGTTCAGCGAGAAGGCCAGGGCCAGCAAGAAGGCCAGCAGCGGCAGCAAGCCGAACTGGCAGAGCGCGGCCAGCAGCGCGCCCACGGGCCGGCGGATGTGCTCCCCGAAGTGGTTCACGTCCACCGTGCAGCCCAGGCCCAGCATGGTGATGCACAGGGCGGCTCCCACGAACACGTTCAGCCCGTGGTTCAGCGGCGTGTCCCAGAACGGGGTCTGGGGGTGCGCCCAGGAGTGGGGGAACAGGGACGGGCCCAGGCTGGCCGAGCCGCCCGCCGAGCTGCCTGCCGTCGGCTCTGGGGTGGGCGCGGGGCCGGGGCTGAAACCGACGCCGGGACTGGGCGCGAGGCTGAGCCCGGGGCTGGGGCCGGCGCTGGAGGCAGGGGTGACGGACAGGTCGGGGCCGGCGCTCAGGCTGCTGGCATTGGGCGACAGCGTGTAGTTGTCCGGCTGCAGCGAGGACGGGGCGAAGAGCAGCGTCGCGTTGTCGGGGCCGTCCATGGCGCCGAGGCGGGCGGCCGCGGCTCCGCTGTTCCCCGGCCCCGCGCGCCTCTGCCCGCGTCCTGCGGTGCCACCTGCCCGCGTCCGTCTGTCCGTCGGTCCGCAGCCGCAGGCGAAGCTAGGTGCGGAGCTCGGGCTGCGCGCCGCTGACGTCTCCGCGGCGTCGGGTGcggcgggaggtgggggtggggggtggggtcccCCGCTGGCGGCACTTAAAGCGCAGCCCCCCAGGGTGAACCCAATCGCCCGGCCCCCGCGCCtggcaggccccgccccgccgccgggTCCCTCCTTTTAATCACCAGTAAGTGGTTCTGTTAGAGTGCAGCCAGGGGCGGAACAAAGAGCTGACAAAGGACAAGAAGAAAAACCGTGCCTGGCTGCCGATCAAGTTCTGTGATGGGCTCTGCCCATTTCATAATGAAATCTGGagacacgcacacgcgcgcgcgcgcgcacacacacacacacacacacacacacacacacacaggaagctTATCAATGCATGCACATGAACTGTATACACTGTTCGAAGAGCCTGCAACCCTGAGCATCGAGAAGGGTCCCGGACTTAATGTGAGCGGTTCTCTGGTAGCAAGACACAGTATCTGGCTTTGATTtactgacaggttttttttttttttaattcttaaaaaaaaattttttttaagtaatctttacgtAATTTGctaacagtttttaaataaaatgcgtTCAGACTCAAAGTAGAAAGTAATAACAATACTGGGGGGTTGGCAAGTGCGTGTGCATTGTTTCACTGGATTGTCACAGCAGAGCCTTGAGAGATGCTGTTAACTCGTTCTTACACGTGAGGAATCTGAGGTGCAGGGAAGTCTCAGCCTCAGCAGCCAAACCCACAGGTAGTGTCTGGATGAATGTGCATCTGATATGTCC
Coding sequences within:
- the ZAR1 gene encoding zygote arrest protein 1, with translation MAAPGDEVLDGYMYPACVPYSYPYPYPPTAKGKGEAGGWRHRGGGYAPASSSSSSSSAGAALPAFPGCGQLTAAEYFDSYQRAQLMALLSQVSPDLGPRPRRASSRDVAVQVNPRRDASVQCSLGRRTLLRRVRDSGPPAGPGTEGAAGAGGSGSPQSARRGPEQGSPPSGAPRTVRFPRTVAVYSPVASRRLTTFLEGADGAAGEQRPGAPEGERRTPPPRPRGPEEGEGSARKAPQRSQSEEEEEEGDDDAAQAAVRKSWEPPGAGLQPREARGDEAAQRRPPRGPEQSPPVGQARDAAGQRSSPRSPEQAKERPRFQFLEQKYGYYHCKDCNIRWESAYVWCVQGTNKVYFKQFCRTCQKSYNPYRVEDITCQSCKQTRCSCPVKLRHVDPKRPHRQDLCGRCKGKRLSCDSTFSFKYII
- the SLC10A4 gene encoding sodium/bile acid cotransporter 4, producing the protein MDGPDNATLLFAPSSLQPDNYTLSPNASSLSAGPDLSVTPASSAGPSPGLSLAPSPGVGFSPGPAPTPEPTAGSSAGGSASLGPSLFPHSWAHPQTPFWDTPLNHGLNVFVGAALCITMLGLGCTVDVNHFGEHIRRPVGALLAALCQFGLLPLLAFLLALAFSLNEVAAVAVLLCGCCPGGNLSNLMSLLVDGDMNLSIIMTISSTLLALVLMPLCLWIYSRAWIDTPLVQLLPLGAVTLTLCSTLLPIGLGVFIRYKYNRVADYIVKVSLWSLLVTLVVLFIMTGTMLGPELLASIPASVYVVAIFMPLAGYASGYGLATLFRLPPNCKRTVCLETGSQNVQLCTAILKLAFRPQLIGSMYMFPLLYALFQSAEAGIFVLIYKVYGSEILHKRDPLDEDEDTDISYKKLKEEEMADPSYGTVKADNLIMMETTQTSL